ATACTTATGGTCATCCTATTGGGGATATTGTATTAAAAATGGTTGCTCGAACCCTTGTGAGTATTATGCGTCCGTATGATTTTGTAGGGCGATGGGGTGGAGAGGAGATCGTTGCGATTGTCCCGCATGTGAAACAGGAAGAATTATTTGAATTGGGAGAACGGTTACGGAAGTTAATTTCTGCCAGTAGTATAAAAACAACGCAGGGAAGATTGGGGGTTACAGTTTCTATTGGTTCAACAATTTCTTTTAAAGAGGATACCTTTGATTCCATTATTGACCGTGCGGATAAAATGATGTATGAGAGCAAACGCAACGGTAAAAATAGGGTTACTGTTTATTCCTCTTAAGTTTTTATCCGTGAGTTTCTATGTGGTGATTTTGCTTTGCATATTGAATATTATCAAAGTATCTCTGTGGATTGATAGATCTTCCGTTTTGTAAGATTTCCAGATGTAAATGATTGCCGGTAGCCCTTCCTGTTGAACCTACACTTGCAATTTGTGTCGTAATATCAACCTGCTCTCCTCTTTTGACTAAGTTCTTTTCATTGTGAGCATATAGGCTACTTGTGCCATCCTCATGTTTTATCCGCACATAATTCCCATAACTATTACTAAAACCTGTTTCTTCTACAATGCCCGCTTTAATAGGATATATAGGTGATCCTTGAGGGGCGGCTATATCTATACCCCTATGAAAAGTTCTTTTCCCTGTAAATGGGTCATTCCGCCATCCAAACGGAGATGAAACCTGTTTTTGTGAGGGAACAATATTTAAAAATGGATTGGGCGAGTTTATATATGTGTTTTTCAGTTTCTGATTAAAATTTTTCAAAACTTTTGTTTGAGAATTCATTACATTTTTTAAGGAAGAAAGGGAATTTGTATTGTTTGTAAAATTAGTATAAACTTCTAAATTTTTGGGATATGATAAAAGAAAAGAAGAGTGATTGCTGGTATTTAGAAAATCTGAAAAATTGTTAGAAGAAATTTCTGCCTCTATATTATCCAGTAATAAATTCAAAAAGGAGGTATTTTGAATCGTCTGCAATAAAGACAAACTGGATAAAGAAGAAAATGTCTTTGGATTTTTTCCTGTTATATTATTTTTTGTGGAATAAGAAATCGCATGGATACGATGCATATCATTTTATCCTAAAAGTTGATTCTTTATAAGCAAAACATATTCCAAGTATGTGTTTTATTTAAGTCCCTGATATACCATAATTGAAATAATTTTATACTTTTTATTCATCGGGAATTTTTTACATAGAAAGGAAATTTTTTCCAGATACACAAGATTGCTGCACGAAAAAGAGGTTTTTACGCTATTAGGTTTTCTTTACATTTCGTCCGAAGAAATGAGACAAGATGCACAAAGAGGATTTTTAGAAAAATCGCCTCGTATAAAATCCTGACGAATTTTTATAGCCCGGGGTGAATTCCAAACTTCATAAATAGAACTTTCCGCCACATTTCCCAAAACCATCTTTTTGAAATAATCCGTGCAACACAAAACCATATCCCCATTAAACAAGATATAGGCTTGTTTAAATAATCGTGTGCAATGTTTAAATTGGACTGCTTTACCGGGATTTAATTTTCGGAAAGTGAAATTATTTCCTCCTCGATTTTCTAATGCAGTATATTTTGAATTAACACCAAGACTTTTCCAGTAATTTACTGCTTTATCCACATCAATAAGATTTGTTTTAACCATAGTTATTGTAATTTTTAATTTGGGACAATATTCATTCCGTTTTTGAATAAGATACTCAATATTTCTTTTTGTTTCTTCAAATTTTAAACTTCCTCGCATTGTCTCTTCATAAGGTTCTTTTTCGATGCCCTGCATAGAAATAAATATATGTAGAAAAGGATTATCTCTGACCAAGTCATCTACCACATCCGTAGATAATTTGCTACCATTTGTTGTAATAATAATTCGTGATTTGGGAATTGTTTGTTTAATATATCGTGATCGTTCTAAAATTTTAGGGTCCAAAAAGGGTTCATTCATTAAGTAAGGACTGATACGCCGCGTGTTTTTGTGTTGTGCTATTTCATGAACAATTTTTTTAAATAGTTCATCGGACATTGTTCCCTTAGGAACATGTTCTACACTTAAAGTATAGGGGCAAAAAATACAAGCGCCATTACAACCGGTTCGTGTTTGAATTTGCACGGTTAGTGGGAAATCAGGGACTTTGCGAAAAAACATTGTTTTTAATTTATCTGCCCACCAGTGTTCATCTGTGCCCTTTATATAAAAATTTTTCTTCCATTTTTTTATAAAATTTGTCATCTGTATTTCCTAATATTTTCAATATATATACCATAATATAACAATTATAAAAAAAATGTAATGGTTAATTTTTTTTTACCACAAAGAACACAACGACTTTACACAAAGTCCACAAAGTAGAGTTTGTTTCATTTTCTTATAAACTTCCTCTGTGTGTTTTGTGTAGTATTTTCTTTGTGTCCTCTGTGGTTAATTTTTTACACCTCAAAAAGTACAGAAACTTTAACAAAGTTCATAAAGCGGAGAGAATCCAAAGCCAGGAGGTTTTAGATAGGTTTTCCATACCATTAAGGGATACTTCCTCCTACATAATAAGATACATTAACTAAAGAAAAAATATAAATCTGTTACCTATGTTCTATAGTTCTTCACATTAGATATATTTTATGAAAAATTTTATTTGTTATTTAAAATACATATAATTATCATTTAGTTTTACTGCGCCGAATAGTTGGGATAAAACAAAAAAATTATAAAATAAACTAAATTCAAAAAATAAATATTAAAAATAACCCAAGATATAAGTATTTGTAATTTAGTTTTTAAAAATAAATACTTGATATTTTTCATAATAAGTATTATTATATATTTATAGTAAACTAAACATGGGTTTACTTATATATGTGTTTATCATTATTAACTTTTTAACAGGAGTAATAAAGATATGTTAAAAAAAGGTTTTACTCTCATCGAACTGCTGGTTGTGATAGCGATAATTGGTATTCTTGCTGCTATCCTCTTGCCAGCACTTGCTCGTGCGCGTGAAGCAGCACGGCGGTCTTCATGTCAGAACAATCTTAAGCAATTAGGATTGGTGTTCAAGATGTATTCCAATGAATCGAAAGGAGAAAGATACCCTACGATTCAGATATGGCAAGGTGATCCTGCGATGCCAGACGATTGCAATTGTCGATCTTCTGTTGAGGCTTTCTTTAATGCACGAACAGTGTATCCCGAATATCTGACGGATACGAATGTTATGATATGTCCATCAGATTCAACCGCGAGAACTCATGTAACTGTTGATGGATGGTGGAATCGCAATGGTGACCCGAATTTAGATGAAAAGAATCCTTGCCGTTTTAGTGCGGAATCATACAATTATTACGGTTGGGCAATTATGGATGCCGATATGGTTTTACCCGGACAGGATGTTAATGACCCTGCAATTAACGAGACAAACGCAATGAACTATTTTAATCCAGACTTCTTAACCGCTATTCTAACGATATTAAATAATGGTTATGCCAACTGGGCAAATAATGGAGATGCCAGTTTATTGGATTCCGATGCAAAACAAGGAGCCGTTACCGTATATCGGCTTCGCGAAGGGATTGAGCGGTTTCTGATAACGGATATCAACAATCCTGCTGCTTCGAGTAAAGCTCAGAGTGAGGTATGGATATTGTCCGATGATGTTAATTCACAGCCTGAATTTATGAACCATGTTCCCGGTGGCGGGAATGTTTTGTATATGGATGGTCATGTGGAGTTTATACGCTATCCTGGAAAAAACCCTGTTTCTCGTTTATGGGCTTGCTTCTTAGATAGTCAAACCAGTGG
The Candidatus Hydrogenedens sp. DNA segment above includes these coding regions:
- a CDS encoding M23 family metallopeptidase — its product is MHRIHAISYSTKNNITGKNPKTFSSLSSLSLLQTIQNTSFLNLLLDNIEAEISSNNFSDFLNTSNHSSFLLSYPKNLEVYTNFTNNTNSLSSLKNVMNSQTKVLKNFNQKLKNTYINSPNPFLNIVPSQKQVSSPFGWRNDPFTGKRTFHRGIDIAAPQGSPIYPIKAGIVEETGFSNSYGNYVRIKHEDGTSSLYAHNEKNLVKRGEQVDITTQIASVGSTGRATGNHLHLEILQNGRSINPQRYFDNIQYAKQNHHIETHG
- a CDS encoding SPASM domain-containing protein, with amino-acid sequence MTNFIKKWKKNFYIKGTDEHWWADKLKTMFFRKVPDFPLTVQIQTRTGCNGACIFCPYTLSVEHVPKGTMSDELFKKIVHEIAQHKNTRRISPYLMNEPFLDPKILERSRYIKQTIPKSRIIITTNGSKLSTDVVDDLVRDNPFLHIFISMQGIEKEPYEETMRGSLKFEETKRNIEYLIQKRNEYCPKLKITITMVKTNLIDVDKAVNYWKSLGVNSKYTALENRGGNNFTFRKLNPGKAVQFKHCTRLFKQAYILFNGDMVLCCTDYFKKMVLGNVAESSIYEVWNSPRAIKIRQDFIRGDFSKNPLCASCLISSDEM
- a CDS encoding DUF1559 domain-containing protein, whose protein sequence is MLKKGFTLIELLVVIAIIGILAAILLPALARAREAARRSSCQNNLKQLGLVFKMYSNESKGERYPTIQIWQGDPAMPDDCNCRSSVEAFFNARTVYPEYLTDTNVMICPSDSTARTHVTVDGWWNRNGDPNLDEKNPCRFSAESYNYYGWAIMDADMVLPGQDVNDPAINETNAMNYFNPDFLTAILTILNNGYANWANNGDASLLDSDAKQGAVTVYRLREGIERFLITDINNPAASSKAQSEVWILSDDVNSQPEFMNHVPGGGNVLYMDGHVEFIRYPGKNPVSRLWACFLDSQTSGD